Below is a window of Verrucomicrobiota bacterium DNA.
TTGGCCGACGAGATCGGGAGAGCTGCCTACCAAGGCCAGCCCGAAAAGACCTGTGAGGAGTTCTTTGAATATAGAGTTTGTTTGTTTCATTTGAGTAATCACTTGGGGTTCAGTTGATTCGATCAGCGACGGTGTTTCATCGCTGTCTAGAATTCGAATGTCTGGTTGATTACTATCTATCCTCCTAACCATTACCGCACCGGTAGCTTCGTCAGTTACATAAAACAACTGACTATCCTTCAACATATGAGCTAATGCTTCATTGATGGAGTAGGCTCCTTTTACGGCTTTGGTGTTGTACCCACGTACGCGATCAACCAAAAAGAAGATCTGTTCATCCGATTGTTCGACTAACTCCGATAAGGTTTCAGAAGCGTCTCCCGCTGGGATGTCATACTTTCTTTTGGCTGGTTCCGTTGCAAGTAGTGCTGGAAGTCCAAGGAACAGAACTCCCAGAACCACCAGCGTATGCTGATTTAAAATCACCAAAGCAATTGTAAGTAGTTCGAGAAGATAGTTCGTGTCCATTGGATAGCTAGCAATGCCAGACATCTAAGGAGACGAATCAGAATGAATTAGGGGTTACGTTAAGGTAAAATAAAGTTTAAGTTTAATGAATAGAAAGAAGAAAAATTAAATATGCAGCCAATCTTGGAACGATGTAAATCATCGGACAACGATTAATCTCCAAATCTGCTCCAAAATTCACTTCCAAGCAGAGTCATATTTCGATTCAAAAGACAATTTACTAATAAGCCGGTTTTAGAACCACTTTATCGTAGTTGCCTCTCTCGACAACAATAGAACCATCTCCGGCCAATAGCCGGATAAATGCCTCCACGTCCTCGACCAGAAAACTGCCGCCAATGGACAGATTTTTAAGGTCTTCGCTTTCGACGACGACTTTAATTACATTGTGCTCGTTAAACTGCTGCACCGCGTCCTCGAGAGGCGTGGCATCGAAGAAAAGGCGTGGGCCCTTCCAGGCAAGTAATTCTTCATATTCTTGCATTTCCACCTTGGACATAAGCGGTACGGGACGAGTGCCCTTTGTGGAGATCGTTGCCTGATCACCGGCGATCAAATCCGGGACTATCGGATGAAGGACTCCCGAACGTGGCTCGTTTTCCAAAATATCCCAGGGCTCAACCGGCACCGTATTTACGGATACGCGACCCTCGGTGACGAGGACCTGAACTTCGTCTGGATCGAACCGAACGTTAAATGCAGTTCCAACCGCCTTCACAGAAACGGAGCCCGCATCTACGAGAAACGGACGTGAAGCATCTTTCTTCACTTGGAAGTGTGCTTCTCCGTTAAGCAGCTGAATCTGCCTTAAGTTATCCGTGAAATTAATGTGCACCTCCGTGTTGGCATTCATTTCCATGACACTGCCGTCCTCCAGTACAATTTGCTTATAGTCATTCAAAGTAGTCCTGTAGGAATTCGGTGAAGGAATCTCAATCTCCGTCATTTTGTCGACCGCCACCCCTATTCCAAGAGACAGTGCGATCACGGCTGCAATGGAGCTCGCAACAGCGAACAGCTTTTTGCGCCCTCGCTGTTGAATTCGAGTGCTCTTCCCCAGAATATCGGGATCGGGACATAAGTTAGGATCATCCTTCAAATGGCGCAGTTGCTGGAGACGGCTCCAGGTAGCCTGCATGTCTTGAAGAGCAATTTCGTGGCGAATATCTTCGGCCTTCCAGGCGTTAAATTCCGCTTCCCGGCCGGGATCCCAGCCTTCCTCCCCTTCGACCAACCAATCGGAAGCAAGCTTCCTTATCTTCAATTCTCTGCGGGTTAAACTGTCTTTATTCTCGAACATTGATAATTGATAAACTTCAACTTTTTAAGGGTTCATTTGGTCTTCATACCGGGACAAATAAGCGGCACTCTTGCGCATCCCTTTGGCCAATTGAGCCTTAACGGTATTTGCAGAAATGCCCAGCTCTTCGGCAATTTCCATGCGGGAATACCCATATATCATTCGTAATGTCATGATCTGACGACAACGTTTTGGCAGTGTTTCCACAGCTCGTATAAGTAAATTAATTTCATCCCTCAAATTTACAGACTCTTCAATATCAGCCCTATCATCTATGACGGATAAGTCGGGAAATTGGGTTAGACTTTTAAATTGAACCACTTTTGTCCTGCGGAAAAGATCGTACACAATATTGCGCGCAACAGTATACAACAAGGCCCTGGGCTCCTTTATTTCTCTTTCCTCTCGAACTTTCAGTAGTCGGGCATACGCCTCCTGAATAATGTCGTCGATATCCTCAAGCGTTGGAAATTTATTTTTCAGATACGCCCGGATCTCAGGCTCATAAATCTGGATTTCCCTGGCAAACCAGTTGTCGCGTTCTGCATTGGCCATAAGTAAGTTCCTAAGTGAAAAAAATATCGGTTCGAAAAGTGGTACTCACTAAAATTTCAGAAGAACAAAATGGTCAAGCGGGAATTGAAGGACCCGGTTCGCCAAGGTGTGATTTTGAAAGATGTCAATATCCGAGCCAGCGAATCCAACGAATACCCAATGGCGAGTGGTTGATCTTTCCGTACCGAATTCTTTGGGCTGATTCACTACAGAAAAAGTCACCTCCTCCTTTTGTAGGAGACAGGCAACTTTAGTCGCGACCCGAAGGTTTTTGATTTACGAGTCGCGAATAAATTTGCTCCTACACTTCGGCCATCCATTCGTTTCTGACATCAATAGTACCGAGGTCTTGACCGACAACGAAGTGAAAAACAAAACTAGTGATGCTTTGTGCTCCATCGATATTGAATCGACCTCTGATCTGGAGGACCTCGCAAATAAGTGCCTTGGGATTATCGAAGTCTAATTAGTCTGGGGTTTGATTAGGGATTGCTGGACTACATGGTATTTGCATAGTCCAAGAAAAAAGGCGGCCAGCTTCTCCAGGTTTTATCCGATTTGAAAATGCTCTTCGAAGATTTGAAAACCAAATGCAGCCGAGCGATGAAAGTTTTCGCTCTCATACTCTGGTCTCTGGCATTGATGAGTTGTTCGGTCGAAAAGAAAGGTTTTGTTTTCAAATACAGTAACTCACAACCCGAGCAGGCACCGCGGAGCCAATCGATGATCTTCTTTGAAAAAGAGTTGGAGGCACGCTCGGGTGGTCGCATCCAGGTCGAGAACTATTTCGGAGCTGTTCTGGGAAACGAGCGTGAAATGATGGACATGGTGGCGATGGGCACACTTCAAGGAACGCGGGGCGGGCTCTTCATCGACGCCAATCCAAAATACGCGATCTTCATGCTTCCATTTCTGGTGGAGGACTGGGACCAGGCGTTGAAGCTGATCAATAGTGATTTCACGAAAAAAATAAATGAAGAGGCTAGATCGAACGGTTTCCATATCCCGGCCACAGGAATTTCCCAGGGGTTCCGCGCACACACCAACAGTGCTCATCCACTGAAGTCACCGAACGATCTGAAGAGTCTGAAAATGCGGGTGCCTCCGCAGGAAGTTTATGTTTTGACCGCTCGTGCATTCGGAACCAGCCCGCAGGAAATGCCTGCCTCAGAGATTTACCAGGCGCTCAAAACCGGCGTTCTCGACGGACAGGACAACCCACCGTCAAACATATGGGATTATAAGATTTTTGAAGTGCAGAAATACATGACCGTGGCCAACTACTCGACGGGTCCGGACCCGTTCATGGTAAATCTCGATTGGTATGAATCGCTTCCAGACGATCTCAAAACCATTTTCGACAAAGTCGCCATTGAAACGATCGCCTATTCCGACAAACTGAATCGCGAAAGTGAATCCAATTACATCCAACAACTTTCCGAAAAACTGGAGGTGCACTTTATCGAGGAAAAAGAATTGGAACAATTCCGGGCACTGGTGGAACCCGTGTATCAACACTTCATCGACAAGGGTGTTTTCACCTGGGACGATGTGAAAGAAGCACAAACCGTTGCACGAGGGAAATAGTCCGACACTGCTCCCCTGACGGCCATTTAATTAACCTTCCTTGCCCCTTTACTTATCGACCAAAGGAATAGGTCCAACTTTGTGTTGAACAGCATTTGATTATTTGCCACTCCTCTTTTGTCCTCCAACTGTTGCGTATCAGATCTGGAGAATGGCTTGGTTGACCTCATTTTTGTAGGAGCAAACTTGTTCGCGACTTTTAAATCATAGAGTCGCGATTAAAATTGCTCCTACATTTTGGAGAGAAACCATTGAAACGGTAGGCATTATCAAATTATCTCATGGGAAAAATCGTAGCATTCGAAAAGTGGCTGACACGGATCCTGGAATGGATACTCGCCGCAACTTTTTTCGGATTTTTCCTGCTGATCATTATCTTGGTCATTTTGCGTTACGTATTCAACACAACCATCATCGGCACAAATGAAGGTATCGTGATTGCATTTATCTTCACGACCGCGATTGGCGGAGCAGTGGCAATTTCCAGAAGGGAACATATTGCGATCACCTTCTTCGTCGACAAGCTACCGGACCACATCCGTACCGGCATCGACATCCTGGGCCTGGCTATGGTTGCTCTGATTAACGCCGTTATGGTGTGGCAATCGATTTACTGGATCGGACGCACGGGCGGATTCATGATGCCGGCCATGCAAATGCCCCAATGGGTTGCGCAAATAAGCATTCCCATAGGCTGTAGCCTCGCCATCGTTTATTGCCTCCTCAAAATCGCGATTCTGGCATCGGGAAAAGCCACCAGGGCATTGCAACCAATGGCTGAAAGCCAAAAGGAAATTTAAGGACGCCGGTGATCATTCTTCTAGTCAGTCTTTTGGTTCTCCTGATCCTCGGAGTGCCCATCGCCTATTCGCTCGGCTTGTCCGCCATGATGTATTTTCTCATTGAGCAGCCTGACCTGATAGCGATCCTGCCTCAGCGGCTTTTTTCGGGGATGAATAATTACGCGCTCATATCGCTGCCACTCTTCATCCTGATGGGTCAGGTCATGAATTCGAGCGGAATCACCGCGCGTTTAATTGATTTATCGCTGCTCTTGGTTGGACGGTTTAGGGGCGGCCTGGCTATGGTCAACGTGTTTGCCAGCATGATCTTCGGCGGTATCTCAGGGTCCGCCACATCAGACACCGCCTCGATCGGATCGGTGCTGATTCCGGAGATGAAGAAGCGTGGCTATCCGGTGTCCTTCGCCAGCGGAATCACCGTCGCATCCTCAACCATGGGTATGATTATTCCCCCGAGCGTCCCGATGGTTCTCTATGCCATTGTCGCCCAGGAATCGGTTGGCCGCTTGTTTCTTGGAGGGCTAATACCCGGCCTCATGATCGGCGTCTTCCAATTGTTCATCGCTTCTACCTTGGCGCGAAAGCGAGGGTATCCGCACGAGGAAGTGCAAAGGAAATGGCCCGATATAACCCGGCAGATTCGCCGCTCGGTCTTTGTGGTTATCATGCCACTCTTCGTCGTTGGATCTGTGGTGCTCGGAATCGCAACCGCCACGGAAGCCGCCGGCCTGGGTGTGCTCTACGCATTGATAGCCGGTTTCTTTATCATCGGCAGGAGATCGATAAAAGACCTCCCGGAATCGCTTCGGTCGGGAATCATAACCAGCGCCAAGATCATGATGATAATTGCGTTTTCCCAACTCTATGTGTGGGTGCTGGCGTTGGAGCGAATTCCCGACCAGCTCGCCCTCTTTGTCTCCAGTCTCGATCTCGGGCCGGTGGCGATACTTCTTCTAGTAAGTCTTATTGTTTTAGTGGTCGGTACTTTCATTGATGTGAGCCCCGCCATACTTTTGTTGACGCCAGTACTACTGCCTGCCGCCCAGGCTGCTGGCGTTTCGGGAGTGCAGTTTGGTGTGGTTCTGGTATCCGGTCTGGCGGTTGGGGCCTGCTCGCCTCCAGTAGGAAACTGCTTGAATGTGTGCGCCGCGATTTCCCGCATTGGTATCGGATCCATCTTTTATAGCGCGGCTCCATTCCTGTTTGCGAATGTCTTGACGCTATTTCTTATCAGCGTCATTCCCGATCTTGTCCTTTGGCTACCTTCGTTACTAATGGAATGAAAAAAAACACTATTATGAAAAGAGTTGGATTCATTGGTTTGGGCGACATGGGAAGTGCCATGGCGGGCAATGTCATTAAATGCGGTTTCCCCGCAGCGGGTTTCGATCCCGATGAAAAGCGTCTCGCGACCTTTGCAGATGTCGGCGGGAAACCAGCGGCAAATGCGAGAGAAGTGGGTGAAAACGCCGACGCGGTTTTCGTTATGGTGCTGAACGGGAATCAGGCCAAATCAGCCATCTTCGGTGAGGATGGGTTGGTTAAAGGGCTGAAGCCAGGCAGTGTAATCATCTTGTCTGCCACGATCAAGCCGAGGGAAGCCCGTGAGATTGCCCGGGACCTGGAAGGAACGGGTATCGACATGATAGATACGCCGGTAAGCGGCGGTCACGCGGGAGCCTTAGCCGGAACTTTGACGATGATGTCCGCGGCCCCGAAGGAAGTTTTTGACGCCCATCAGGATGTACTAAACGCAGTCGGCGGGAAAATCTTTCACGTCGGGGAAGAGCCGGGCATGGGGCAAACGGTTAAGGCCGCGTTGCAGGCGCTGATAGGTTCCATCTTCGCGGCAACTTTCGAGTCAGCGGTGCTGGCCGCCAAATCAGGGGTACCCGGAAAAGTTTTGTATGACGTGTTTACCGCCAGTGGTGCAGGTTGTCAGATCGTAAACAATTCACTGCAAAATATCCTTGATCGGGCGTTTGTAGGAACCGGCAGCCACATCGGAACAATGTATAAAGATCTGACCATTTCCATGGAACAGGCTCTTGAGCAAGGGGTACCTCTTTTCACCTCCGCAGCAGCTATGCAATTGTTTCAGGCCGGGAAGTCACGTTTCCCCAATGAAGACAATTGGGCGGTAACAAAGGTGCTGGAAGAAATAGCCGGAACAAAGGTGGTCTGGTAATAATTTAAGAAAATCCCAATGGCAAAACTAAGTGTTATAACAGATGGTATCAGTCGTGATTTTGAGCATGCACTCCGGGTTCTGACAGAGTTCGGACTCGAATATGCCGAGCTTCAATTCCTATGGGACAAGGAGGTAGGCGATCTGGACGCCGGGGAGCGTCAGCGGGCGCTCGCTCTGCTGAAAGACCACGGGCTGAAAGTGTCCTGCATTTCCCGCCATATTTTTGGAGGTATGCCAGTGATGCCGACCCAAGTTGGTGACGCGCTTCACACCAAACATATGGATTCGTTCAAACGATGTATCGAGATGGCGCACCAGTTTGGCTGTGGCGTCGTTCGAACCATGAGCGGCAGCAAAGAAATGATTCTGTTTGGCACCAACGGCGCTGAAAAGTGGAACGTTTCGAACGGAGCATGGGAAAAGATTTTAGAGTTGCTTGAACCGGCGGTTCGGCTTGCTGAAGCCGAAGGCATAACGATGGTGGTTGAAACCGGAAACAACGCCATGATCACATCGGCCTGGCTCGGTCGCCGAATGATCGAAGAGTTGGGAAGCAAGCACTTGAAAATTCTCTGGGATCCGGCAAACAGCCTTTATTGCAACGAGCAAGCATGGCCGGATGGTTATGAGGCGCTTAAGGGCGGTTACCTCGGACACCTGCATATTAAAGATGTCATCGTAGATATACCTAAAGCGACAGTTCAAGTGTGTGAACTGGGCACCGGCCAACTGGGACCACAATTGGAACCGATAGCAAAGGCGTTAAAGGCTGACGCTTATGACGGAGTCATTTCTCTTGAGAGTGTTTATCATCCGGACGGTGGCACCTATGAGGACGGCTTCAGAGCTTCGATCGCCCGTTTCAAGGAGTTGTTCGGTTAGATAATCGACACTCATGGACCCATCACGAACAGTTTTGGAAATGCGTGATATCCGGAAAACCTTTCCGGGCGTCGTGGCCCTGGACCGCATGCACTTTGACCTGCGTGAAGGGGAGGTCCATGTACTTCTCGGAGAGAATGGCGCAGGTAAATCGACGCTCATGAAAATTATCAGTGGTGCTTACCGCAAGGAAAGCGGGCAGATATTTCTGCACGGTGAGGAAGTTGAAATAAAAGGACCCAGGCATGCGCAGGAATTGGGCATCGGTATCATTTATCAGGAGCTCAACCTGGTTCCTCACCTCACGGCGGGGGAGAATATTTTCCTCGGCCGCGAACCGTGCAAAATTCCAGGCGTGATAGACCAGAACACAGTCTTCGCATCCGCCCAGCAAATTCTTAATAACCTGGGTGTTTCGATCGACGCGCGGTCGGTTGTCAAAAATCTGGGAGTGGCCGAGCAACAAATGGTAGAAGTCGCAAAAGCTCTATCCCTCGATGCCAATATTCTAATTATGGATGAACCGACGTCCTCATTGACGGAGCAGGAGATCGAGGAGCTGTTTAAGGCTATCCGCCGATTGCAAGAAAAGGGAGTCTCTGTCATCTATATTTCTCACCGGATGGAGGAGGTTTTCGAAATCGGTGATCGCGTAACGGTGTTTCGTGATGGTCTTTATATCGGCACCAAACAAATTGGCGACGTGGACCGCGGAGAGCTGATTCGGATGATGGTGGGCCGCTCACTAAAAGACCAGTACCCCAAACGAAAAACGAATCCGGGTCAGGAGATTCTACGGGTGGAGGGGCTGACTCGCGACGGAGTGCTGAAGGATATCAGCTTTTCTCTAAAGCGTGGTGAAGTGCTGGGGATTTCCGGCCTTATGGGATCAGGACGCACCGAACTGGCGCGAGCCATTTTTGGTGTGGATGCATTTCAAGCAGGTAAAATCGAAGTGCATGGAAAAGAGGAAAGATTCAAATCGCCCCGGCAAGCCATCGGTCGCGGTCTTGGATTTTTAACTGAAGACCGCAAGTCGCAGGGACTGGTTTTGGTGCTCTCGGTAAAAGACAATATTTGTCTGCCCAGCCTGGACCGGTTTTCGCGGTTCGGAGTGGTGAACGAAGCCCTCGAAAATGAAGTAGCGGACAAGTATCGCCGTGATCTCCGAATTAAAACGCCAACCCTCAGCCAACAGGTGGTTCATCTCAGCGGTGGAAATCAACAGAAAGTCGTCCTGAGCAAATTGCTGTGTACGGAATCGGATATTCTGATCTTTGATGAGCCGACGCGGGGGATTGACGTGGGTTCCAAGGTGGAAATTTACGAACTGATGAATGAGCTGACGGCCCGAGGGGCAGGCATAATCATGATATCATCCGAGCTACCGGAAATCCTCGGGATGAGTGATCGGATTCTGGTCATGAGTGAAGGGAAACTAGCCGGGGAATTTACCGCAGAAGAGGCGACTCAGGAAGCGATACTACATTGTGCGATAGGAGGCGATTGAAACACTTGGGTAAATGAAAGCCAAAGAGTACATTTCGCATCACGCCCGACAATTGGGAACTTTGCTTGGTCTCCTGGGACTGTGCCTCATCCTCTGGATAATGACGCCTCATTTTCTAACGGTGTCCAACCTGTTGAATGTGGCCCAGCAGACTTCCATCAATGCGATTATCGCGGTGGGGCTAACCTTTGTCATCATTACCGCGGGGATTGATTTGTCGGTTGGTTCCATTCTGGCGTTTGCCGGTGTGGTGTTAGCGTGGGCACTCGAAGCCGGTGCTCCCCTACCCCTTGCACTTTTCCTTGGTCTTGGGGTTGGCACCTTGAATGGATTGGTAAATGGAGTCTTGATTTCTTACGGGCGACTGCCGCCTTTCATTTCCACTTTGGGCATGATGAGTGTGGCGCGCGGATGTGCCCTGCTCTTCTCGGACGGGCGGCCGATTTCCGGTTTCTCAGAAAGCTTTCGCTTTTTGGCAACCGGCGAAATTTTATATATTCCCGTTCCCGTTATTATTACCGGATTGGTTTATATCGCGGCGCACTTTGTTTTAACCCGAACAAAATTCGGACGCTACGCCTACGCCATCGGAGGCAACGAGGAGGCCGCCCTTTTATCGGGGGTGAATGTGAAGCTTCAGAAAGCAATGGTCTACGGATTATCCGGATTGCTCAGTGGCCTGGCGGCTATCATTTTAACAGCGCGTTTAAATTCGGCACAACCCATCGCCGGCATCATGTATGAGCTCGATGCGATTGCCGCAACCGTTATTGGTGGCACCAGTCTGATGGGCGGCCGGGGAACGATCATTGGAACGCTTATCGGGGCACTGATTATAGGGGTGTTGCGCAACGGTCTGAACCTCCTCGACGTTTCTCCTTATATCCAGCAGGTTGTTATTGGCTCGGTAATTATAATAGCGGTTTTGGTGGACACCGCTTTGAAAAAGAAAAGTAACTAGAAGGAAAAAAATGAAAAAATATTTGCAGATTTTAATGGCGATTGGACTGGTCGGTCTGGTGGTTTCGTGTAACCGAGGGAAACAGGACGATGACGGAAAACCGACAGTCGCGTTGGTCCTGAAAACATTAAACAACCCCTATTTCATCGATATGGAAAAGGGCGCACAAGAAGCGGCTGACCGTCTGGGCATTAACCTGATTGTGCAGGCTGCCGATCGGGAGCTGGATGTGGAACGTCAGATGCAGATTTGTGAAAACCTGATTCAGCGCAAAGTCGATGCACTCTGCGTAACACCCAGCGGTACGCGTGAGATCATCCCGGCCATCGTCAAAGCGAACGCGAGCGGAATTCCGGTTATAATAGTCGATACCCAGGCGGACCTGGAAGCGCTGGCACAAGCAGGCGGGAAGACGGCCAGTTTTATAGGTTCGGATAATTACGAAGGAGGCAAAATCGCCGGTGTATTTCTTGCAGGTCAACTAAAAGGAAAAGGTAAAGTGGCCATTCTTGAAGGCATCCCCGGACACGAAACAGCGGACTCACGAAGAAAAGGATTTCTGGAAGCAATCGCAGCGAGCCCGGGAATCGAAGTGGTCACCTCGCAACCTGCGAATTGGGAAAGAGATCAGGGCTTTAACGTTTTCCAAAATATGCTACAGGCCCATTCAGACATCACGGGTCTT
It encodes the following:
- a CDS encoding STN domain-containing protein, whose amino-acid sequence is MDTNYLLELLTIALVILNQHTLVVLGVLFLGLPALLATEPAKRKYDIPAGDASETLSELVEQSDEQIFFLVDRVRGYNTKAVKGAYSINEALAHMLKDSQLFYVTDEATGAVMVRRIDSNQPDIRILDSDETPSLIESTEPQVITQMKQTNSIFKELLTGLFGLALVGSSPDLVGQ
- a CDS encoding FecR domain-containing protein; the encoded protein is MFENKDSLTRRELKIRKLASDWLVEGEEGWDPGREAEFNAWKAEDIRHEIALQDMQATWSRLQQLRHLKDDPNLCPDPDILGKSTRIQQRGRKKLFAVASSIAAVIALSLGIGVAVDKMTEIEIPSPNSYRTTLNDYKQIVLEDGSVMEMNANTEVHINFTDNLRQIQLLNGEAHFQVKKDASRPFLVDAGSVSVKAVGTAFNVRFDPDEVQVLVTEGRVSVNTVPVEPWDILENEPRSGVLHPIVPDLIAGDQATISTKGTRPVPLMSKVEMQEYEELLAWKGPRLFFDATPLEDAVQQFNEHNVIKVVVESEDLKNLSIGGSFLVEDVEAFIRLLAGDGSIVVERGNYDKVVLKPAY
- a CDS encoding sigma-70 family RNA polymerase sigma factor, which encodes MANAERDNWFAREIQIYEPEIRAYLKNKFPTLEDIDDIIQEAYARLLKVREEREIKEPRALLYTVARNIVYDLFRRTKVVQFKSLTQFPDLSVIDDRADIEESVNLRDEINLLIRAVETLPKRCRQIMTLRMIYGYSRMEIAEELGISANTVKAQLAKGMRKSAAYLSRYEDQMNP
- a CDS encoding TRAP transporter substrate-binding protein, which codes for MLFEDLKTKCSRAMKVFALILWSLALMSCSVEKKGFVFKYSNSQPEQAPRSQSMIFFEKELEARSGGRIQVENYFGAVLGNEREMMDMVAMGTLQGTRGGLFIDANPKYAIFMLPFLVEDWDQALKLINSDFTKKINEEARSNGFHIPATGISQGFRAHTNSAHPLKSPNDLKSLKMRVPPQEVYVLTARAFGTSPQEMPASEIYQALKTGVLDGQDNPPSNIWDYKIFEVQKYMTVANYSTGPDPFMVNLDWYESLPDDLKTIFDKVAIETIAYSDKLNRESESNYIQQLSEKLEVHFIEEKELEQFRALVEPVYQHFIDKGVFTWDDVKEAQTVARGK
- a CDS encoding TRAP transporter small permease; this translates as MGKIVAFEKWLTRILEWILAATFFGFFLLIIILVILRYVFNTTIIGTNEGIVIAFIFTTAIGGAVAISRREHIAITFFVDKLPDHIRTGIDILGLAMVALINAVMVWQSIYWIGRTGGFMMPAMQMPQWVAQISIPIGCSLAIVYCLLKIAILASGKATRALQPMAESQKEI
- a CDS encoding TRAP transporter large permease, which encodes MIILLVSLLVLLILGVPIAYSLGLSAMMYFLIEQPDLIAILPQRLFSGMNNYALISLPLFILMGQVMNSSGITARLIDLSLLLVGRFRGGLAMVNVFASMIFGGISGSATSDTASIGSVLIPEMKKRGYPVSFASGITVASSTMGMIIPPSVPMVLYAIVAQESVGRLFLGGLIPGLMIGVFQLFIASTLARKRGYPHEEVQRKWPDITRQIRRSVFVVIMPLFVVGSVVLGIATATEAAGLGVLYALIAGFFIIGRRSIKDLPESLRSGIITSAKIMMIIAFSQLYVWVLALERIPDQLALFVSSLDLGPVAILLLVSLIVLVVGTFIDVSPAILLLTPVLLPAAQAAGVSGVQFGVVLVSGLAVGACSPPVGNCLNVCAAISRIGIGSIFYSAAPFLFANVLTLFLISVIPDLVLWLPSLLME
- a CDS encoding NAD(P)-dependent oxidoreductase, yielding MKRVGFIGLGDMGSAMAGNVIKCGFPAAGFDPDEKRLATFADVGGKPAANAREVGENADAVFVMVLNGNQAKSAIFGEDGLVKGLKPGSVIILSATIKPREAREIARDLEGTGIDMIDTPVSGGHAGALAGTLTMMSAAPKEVFDAHQDVLNAVGGKIFHVGEEPGMGQTVKAALQALIGSIFAATFESAVLAAKSGVPGKVLYDVFTASGAGCQIVNNSLQNILDRAFVGTGSHIGTMYKDLTISMEQALEQGVPLFTSAAAMQLFQAGKSRFPNEDNWAVTKVLEEIAGTKVVW
- a CDS encoding sugar phosphate isomerase/epimerase: MAKLSVITDGISRDFEHALRVLTEFGLEYAELQFLWDKEVGDLDAGERQRALALLKDHGLKVSCISRHIFGGMPVMPTQVGDALHTKHMDSFKRCIEMAHQFGCGVVRTMSGSKEMILFGTNGAEKWNVSNGAWEKILELLEPAVRLAEAEGITMVVETGNNAMITSAWLGRRMIEELGSKHLKILWDPANSLYCNEQAWPDGYEALKGGYLGHLHIKDVIVDIPKATVQVCELGTGQLGPQLEPIAKALKADAYDGVISLESVYHPDGGTYEDGFRASIARFKELFG
- the gguA gene encoding sugar ABC transporter ATP-binding protein, encoding MDPSRTVLEMRDIRKTFPGVVALDRMHFDLREGEVHVLLGENGAGKSTLMKIISGAYRKESGQIFLHGEEVEIKGPRHAQELGIGIIYQELNLVPHLTAGENIFLGREPCKIPGVIDQNTVFASAQQILNNLGVSIDARSVVKNLGVAEQQMVEVAKALSLDANILIMDEPTSSLTEQEIEELFKAIRRLQEKGVSVIYISHRMEEVFEIGDRVTVFRDGLYIGTKQIGDVDRGELIRMMVGRSLKDQYPKRKTNPGQEILRVEGLTRDGVLKDISFSLKRGEVLGISGLMGSGRTELARAIFGVDAFQAGKIEVHGKEERFKSPRQAIGRGLGFLTEDRKSQGLVLVLSVKDNICLPSLDRFSRFGVVNEALENEVADKYRRDLRIKTPTLSQQVVHLSGGNQQKVVLSKLLCTESDILIFDEPTRGIDVGSKVEIYELMNELTARGAGIIMISSELPEILGMSDRILVMSEGKLAGEFTAEEATQEAILHCAIGGD
- a CDS encoding ribose ABC transporter permease — encoded protein: MKAKEYISHHARQLGTLLGLLGLCLILWIMTPHFLTVSNLLNVAQQTSINAIIAVGLTFVIITAGIDLSVGSILAFAGVVLAWALEAGAPLPLALFLGLGVGTLNGLVNGVLISYGRLPPFISTLGMMSVARGCALLFSDGRPISGFSESFRFLATGEILYIPVPVIITGLVYIAAHFVLTRTKFGRYAYAIGGNEEAALLSGVNVKLQKAMVYGLSGLLSGLAAIILTARLNSAQPIAGIMYELDAIAATVIGGTSLMGGRGTIIGTLIGALIIGVLRNGLNLLDVSPYIQQVVIGSVIIIAVLVDTALKKKSN
- a CDS encoding sugar ABC transporter substrate-binding protein produces the protein MKKYLQILMAIGLVGLVVSCNRGKQDDDGKPTVALVLKTLNNPYFIDMEKGAQEAADRLGINLIVQAADRELDVERQMQICENLIQRKVDALCVTPSGTREIIPAIVKANASGIPVIIVDTQADLEALAQAGGKTASFIGSDNYEGGKIAGVFLAGQLKGKGKVAILEGIPGHETADSRRKGFLEAIAASPGIEVVTSQPANWERDQGFNVFQNMLQAHSDITGLFAASDLMALGAMEAIAAAGKTGQITIVGFDALDEAKEAIEKGTMAGTIAQHPDEMGKAAIENAYKILQGESIEKHIAVSIELVTKLK